In the Candidatus Peregrinibacteria bacterium genome, TTTTTGATATATACAGAAGGGTAGAGGATCATGGTATTGTGCTAAAATTTCAAGCCAAAGATTCAATTTCACTTCCACTATATAATGGGAATTTTAGAACGGATAACCTGGCGAAAATTACAGAAATACAACAATAATTATCTATAAAAATGGGTTCAAAGGAATACAAACAGTTAAAGCCTCTTCTCATAATAGTTGGAGCCCTATGCGGATTTTTTATAGTTTTGCAATTTCGCTCTTTTAAAGAAGTTGAAAATATAGTTCGTGATAGCAATGCAAATAATATTTTTCGTGAAATACAGGTTTTGAAACTTACAAACGATGAGCTCAAACAAGAAATTGTCGAACTGACTCTCGAATTAGAAAATCTGACGGATGGGCGTTCATTTCTAGAATCTATTCGTACGGCACTTGAGAAAAACAGAATCATCGCCGGGCTAACAACTGTGCAAGGCCCCGGGATAATGATGACATTGGATAAAAAGATTGATACGTCATGGCTTGTAGATACGCAAAACGAGCTATGGACAGCAGGGGCCGAGGCTATCGCAGTAAATGGTATTCGGCTTTCGCCGTATACCAAAGGGTTTGAAAATTTCAACGGACAGATTTATTTAAATAAAGTCCCAATTCGTGTGCCATACAAAATAGAGGCCATAGGTAATGCGGATGTATTGGTGAAAATACTGGTACAGCAAGGATCTATCTCCGCTCGCATCTCAAATGTTTACCCTGGTATCAAAATAAATGTCAGTCAAATTGACAGTATTACAATGAATGCCGTTAGATAACCTATTTACTCATCAACCAGATAATTGGCTGCAAAACTATCAATGAGATTGCTAGGATTGCGAAAATCCATTTATTGAGCTGCTCGCTCTGCACCAATCGACGAGCTTTTTTGAGTTGGATCTCACGCTTTTCTATTTGCACCTTTAGGCCGGATTCAAGTTTACGAAATTGCTCCTTCTGCTTTCTGTATTCAAGCATAGGAATCATAGACTCTATTTGAGCCTCAAGTTGCCCTACTTTGTAATTTGCCGACTCTATGCGCTTTTGGTTCAATCTGTGTTCTTCTTTTAGTTCCTCATATAGTTTCTGATAAATCCCCTCAGAATAATAATATGCAAACTGAGAAGATGAATTTTGCGGGGCGTACGGAGTCATGCTTGGAGCGGTGTTTTGAGCAATGTGTAACGGCCGAATCACAACATTTTCTTCGATTTTGTCATTGTGCAAAACTTGTTTTCCAAGAAGTGACAACACCTTTTCCTGCGTCTCAGTCAATGACGACCCCGTGTCTACTTTGTCTACATCGTGTCTACTCGTGTCTATATTGATTATACCATGATTTTCGCCAGTTTCTAGGCCCTGATGTTGTCTAGTCGAATCTTCGAGGACACCTTGCTCACGAGCCTTCTTAAACATCCTAACCTCCTCTTCATCTAGCCAAATACGGCCATTCACCTTTCGGCTATACAAACGCTTATTTTTCACGTGTCTATCGAGTGTTCTTTGACTAATTGACAAAATATCAGCAGCCGCCTGCCTGTCTATCCTCCCATCCATGTTTTGTCTACTTTGTCTACTCATGTCTACTCGTGTCTACATTATATAATACAATATTTTTAAGGAAGTGCCACCACCTATCTTGCAGACATTTTACCACACCTTTTTGGATTGGCAAATAAAGAGTGTAACAAAGGGTGTGACACTCTTCTATAGACATGTCAATAGACGTCTATAGACAAAGTTTTGCACCGCCAACCT is a window encoding:
- a CDS encoding DUF881 domain-containing protein produces the protein MGSKEYKQLKPLLIIVGALCGFFIVLQFRSFKEVENIVRDSNANNIFREIQVLKLTNDELKQEIVELTLELENLTDGRSFLESIRTALEKNRIIAGLTTVQGPGIMMTLDKKIDTSWLVDTQNELWTAGAEAIAVNGIRLSPYTKGFENFNGQIYLNKVPIRVPYKIEAIGNADVLVKILVQQGSISARISNVYPGIKINVSQIDSITMNAVR